The genomic interval CATCAAGAAATTTTTGCCCGGCAACGGAGAGCGGTTGATTGCGTTTCCAAATCAGTGCGGCATTGAGTTTAACGATGGGATCAACGATCGTACAAAAGGTGATATTGGGGGTAGGAATCATGCCGATGGCTGAGGTTGGTACAACGGCAATGCCAACGCCGGCGTCGGCCCAAGCAAGAATTGGCATGATATCATCTGCTTGGCAAAGATAGTTTGGAACAAAGCCGATTTGCTGACAGTGTTCGGTCAAAATTGTTTCATATTTTCGATGGATCATGAGTGGCTTTTCAGACAGATCCTTTAAAGACAGATAATTTGTTTTTGGAAAGCTGTCCAGCATATTTGTATGTAAAGCAGCAACTAGAGGCTCTTTTGGCAGTCGGATCATATTAAAATTTTCATTGTCAAAGGAAAAACGAACAAGGCCAATTTCAACGATACCTGCGTTGATTAATTCGATAATGCGTATGGATTCGCCGTCCCAGAGTTCAAATTTTAGGTTTGGATATTGTTGGTGGAAAATATTGGCGACTCTTGGGAGAATTGTCACGCCGCAAGATGAGGCCGTACCAATCGAAAGTGTGCCGTGATTTCCGTCTTCCAGATATTTAACTTCAGTTATGGCGGTGTCCATCAGTTTTAGCATTTGTTCGGCTCTGTTACGGAAAAGTTTTCCCGCTTTTGTCAGCTCGATTTTACGTGGTCCACGTTTAAAAAGCTTGCAGCCTAGTTCTTCCTCTAATTGTTTGATGCTGCGGCTTAAGGGCGGCTGTGCCATATGGAGTTTTTGGGCAGCGCTAAGTATACTGCCTTCTTGTACGATGGTTAGAAAATAGGTGAGTTCTCGCGTATTGATCATAGAAAAAATCCTTTCTAAGCGATAAAACTATACTTTAAAAGTATAAAAGAAGTATTTATTAAGTATTATTAGTATAGCATGGGATCGTGTATAATTAAAATACATAAAGATGTTCTTCGTCAAGGAGTTTGAGGGAGAGCTACTTGTGTATTTTTTTTTTATTGGAGGCAGGAAAAGTTGGAAAAGAAGTTACGATCTTTTGTGTATGCAGACAAAAGTAAGTGTATAGG from Massilibacillus massiliensis carries:
- a CDS encoding LysR family transcriptional regulator yields the protein MINTRELTYFLTIVQEGSILSAAQKLHMAQPPLSRSIKQLEEELGCKLFKRGPRKIELTKAGKLFRNRAEQMLKLMDTAITEVKYLEDGNHGTLSIGTASSCGVTILPRVANIFHQQYPNLKFELWDGESIRIIELINAGIVEIGLVRFSFDNENFNMIRLPKEPLVAALHTNMLDSFPKTNYLSLKDLSEKPLMIHRKYETILTEHCQQIGFVPNYLCQADDIMPILAWADAGVGIAVVPTSAIGMIPTPNITFCTIVDPIVKLNAALIWKRNQPLSVAGQKFLDVFMTLHTL